From a region of the Alnus glutinosa chromosome 1, dhAlnGlut1.1, whole genome shotgun sequence genome:
- the LOC133864798 gene encoding F-box/kelch-repeat protein At1g67480 has translation MLGFVSGKKRLTEPNMCFSNSVKQNVPACSKSNPCFSSQVAYDLDSPILAGLPDDVAKYCLALVPRSNFPAMGGVCKRWRSFIQSKEFITVRKLAGVLEEWLYVLTMDAEGKESHWEVLDCLGHKHRLLPTMPGPVQAGFGVVVLNGKLLVMGGYSMIDGIGSASADVYQYDSCLDSWSKSAKMNVARYDFACAEVNGMVYAAGGYGMDGDNLSSVEVYDPDTDKWTLIESLRRPRSGCFACGFEGKLYVMGGRSSFTIGNSRFVDVYNTERRTWCEMKNGCVMVTAHAVLGKNLFCMEWKNQRKLAIFTPDDNSWKMVPVPLTGSSCIGFRFGILDEKLLLFSLRDEPGYQTLLYDPNASPGSEWQTSDIKPSGLCLCSVTIKA, from the exons ATGCTGGGGTTTGTGAGTGGAAAGAAGAGATTAACAGAACCGAATATGTGTTTCTCCAATTCAGTCAAGCAAAATGTACCGGCTTGTTCGAAAAGCAATCCTTGTTTCTCTTCTCAGGTTGCTTATGATCTTGACAGCCCCATTCTAGCTGGGCTGCCTGATGATGTAGCAAAGTATTGCCTTGCACTTGTTCCTCGTTCCAACTTCCCAGCTATGGGAGGTGTCTGCAAAAGGTGGAGGTCATTTATTCAAAGCAAAGAATTCATCACTGTGCGGAAATTAGCTGGGGTGCTAGAGGAATGGCTCTATGTCTTGACTATGGATGCTGAAGGGAAGGAAAGCCACTGGGAGGTTCTGGATTGTTTGGGACATAAACACAGGCTTCTTCCAACAATGCCTGGTCCAGTGCAAGCTGGGTTTGGGGTGGTTGTTCTTAATGGAAAGCTTCTTGTCATGGGTGGCTATTCCATGATTGATGGGATTGGCTCTGCCTCTGCAGATGTTTACCAATATGATTCCTGCCTCGACAG TTGGAGTAAATCAGCAAAGATGAATGTGGCTCGGTATGACTTTGCATGTGCAGAGGTTAATGGTATGGTTTATGCAGCTGGAGGCTATGGTATGGATGGCGACAATCTATCTAGTGTGGAGGTGTACGACCCCGATACTGACAAATGGACCCTTATAGAAAGTCTTCGCCGCCCAAGGTCGGGTTGCTTTGCCTGTGGGTTTGAGGGAAAGCTGTATGTCATGGGTGGAAGATCTAGCTTCACAATTGGAAACTCTAGGTTTGTTGATGTGTACAACACTGAGAGGCGCACCTGGTGTGAAATGAAGAATGGTTGTGTCATGGTCACTGCTCATGCTGTGCTGGGAAAGAACCTCTTTTGTATGGAGTGGAAGAACCAGCGGAAACTGGCAATATTCACTCCAGATGACAATTCGTGGAAGATGGTACCAGTTCCATTGACAGGGAGCTCGTGTATCGGCTTTCGATTTGGAATACTGGACGAAAAATTATTGCTCTTCTCACTGCGGGATGAACCCGGTTACCAAACTCTGTTGTATGACCCAAATGCATCCCCTGGCTCAGAGTGGCAGACTTCTGATATAAAGCCGTCTGGTTTGTGCTTGTGCAGTGTGACAATCAAGGCCTAG
- the LOC133864808 gene encoding mannosyl-oligosaccharide glucosidase GCS1-like isoform X1 gives MTGNGRRNARSRSKPATEANDDDASLRNTKPNPKARKGRSRDHSSIQIFDVNLKVVLGLSVFAFLAIFFLIRHLVNPAEEALRPRVVTPFPAPKVMDLPQFQGEHRESLYWGTYRPHVYLGIRARTPRSLIAGLMWLGVKDGSYFMRHFCQDSDELSTYGWTHHNGRDFGHQVLVDQDMVLATSFLKSKVDGSGYGGDWAVRIDVQSEQSKWNEDIGRTAHIFFYMADEDGNALSLSRDILDIREDSLLASGSRMDVGDWQLHLKSMDNLEVHYSGFKTNHIHNLSDLVQGNLGAQARKFGWLKLSDTSDDSPNILVFQISARIPFKTDIVFVSGAGLQSSRVEERVSSLTGTLLTGQLKEKQREFDTKFEKSFNLADKLDSESVIVGKAAVGNMLGGIGYSFGQSTIALPRDPNLGGLDNVIKYWPAELYTAVPSRPFFPRGFLWDEGFHQLLIWRWDIHICLDIIGHWLDLMNVDGWIPREQILGAEALSKVPAEFVPQHSTNGNPPTLFLVLRDIVRSLKKNKFTAAESNEISSFLERAFVRLEAWFQWFNTTQSGKDTSSYYWHGRDSTTTRELNPKSLSSGLDDYPRASHPSEDERHLDLRCWMYLAADCMHSIAELFDKDNKPGKDYGTTAKLLSDFEILNQMHFDDAYGAYFDFGNHTEKVRLSWKDKKVGDNYATRELVREVLERPRLRLVPHVGYVSLFPFIWRLIPPGSWILEKQLDLISNHSILWTDYGLRSLAKTSSVYMKRNTEHDPPYWRGPIWMNINYMILSALHHYSKEDGPYRDRARATYDDLRGNLIRNVVRNYRQTGFLWEQYDQKKGKGKGARLFTGWTALVLLIMAEAYEES, from the exons ATGACTGGGAATGGCCGAAGAAATGCTCGAAGTAGAAGCAAACCCGCCACGGAAGCCAACGACGACGACGCTTCTCTCCGCAACACAAAGCCTAACCCGAAAGCACGTAAAGGTAGAAGCAGAGATCATAGCTCTATTCAGATTTTCGACGTTAATCTGAAAGTCGTGCTCGGGCTCAGCGTTTTCGCGTTCTTAGCGATCTTCTTTCTGATTCGTCATCTTGTAAATCCAGCTGAAGAAGCTTTGAGACCTAGGGTTGTTACGCCGTTTCCGGCGCCAAAAGTCATGGACCTTCCTCAG TTCCAAGGCGAGCACAGAGAGAGCTTGTATTGGGGAACCTATCGCCCTCACGTTTATCTAGGGATTCGTGCGAG GACTCCACGGTCTCTTATTGCCGGGTTGATGTGGCTTGGTGTAAAGGATGGAAGTTATTTCATGAGACATTTCTGCCAAGATTCTGATGAGCTAAGCACATATGGTTGGACACATCATAATGGACGTGATTTTGGACACCAAGTTCTGGTTGACCAGGACATGGTGTTGGCAACAAGTTTCTTGAAATCAAAGGTTGATGGCAGTGGCTATGGAGGAGATTGGGCTGTTCGGATTGATGTTCAAAGTGAGCA ATCTAAGTGGAATGAGGACATTGGGAGAACTGCACATATATTCTTCTATATGGCTGATGAAGATGGCAACGCTCTAAGTTTGAGTAGAGATATCTTGGACATTCGTGAGGATTCTCTCCTTGCATCAGGTTCACGAATGGATGTTGGAGATTGGCAGCTTCATTTAAAATCAATG gacaATTTGGAAGTCCATTATTCTGGTTTTAAGACAAATCACATTCACAATTTATCTGATCTTGTCCAGGGAAACCTTGGAGCACAA GCAAGAAAGTTTGGTTGGCTGAAGCTATCTGACACATCTGATGATTCTCCAAATATTCTAGTTTTTCAG ATTTCTGCTCGGATTCCTTTCAAAACGGATATTGTGTTTGTCTCTGGAGCTGGTTTGCAAAGCTCAAGAGTTGAAGAACGTGTCAGCAGCCTTACAG GTACCTTACTGACTGGTCAGTTGAAAGAGAAGCAAAGAGAGTTTGACACTAAATTTGAGAAGAGCTTTAACCTGGCTGACAAG CTCGATTCTGAATCTGTGATTGTTGGTAAGGCTGCTGTTGGAAACATGTTGGGTGGCATAGGCTATTCCTTTGGCCAGTCAACAATTGCTCTCCCAAGGGACCCAAAT CTTGGGGGTCTTGATAATGTTATTAAATATTGGCCAGCTGAGCTTTACACAGCTGTTCCAAGTCGACCCTTCTTCCCAAGGGGATTTTTATGGGATGAAGGTTTTCATCAGCTGCTGATCTG GCGTTGGGATATTCACATTTGCTTGGATATCATTGGACACTGGTTAGATCTAATGAATGTTGATGGATGGATTCCACGTGAGCAAATTTTGGGTGCCGAAGCTCTAAG TAAGGTTCCAGCGGAATTTGTTCCCCAACACTCCACTAATGGAAATCCACCTACTCTGTTTTTAGTGTTACGTG ATATTGTTCGTAGcttaaagaaaaacaagtttACTGCCGCTGAAAGCAATGAGATCTCTTCATTTCTAGAACGGGCTTTTGTTCGCCTTGAAGCATGGTTCCAATGGTTCAATACTACCCAGTCAG GGAAGGATACAAGCAGCTATTATTGGCACGGGAGAGACAGTACAACAACTCGAGAACTAAATCCAAAG TCACTGTCCTCTGGCTTGGATGATTATCCACGTGCTTCACACCCAAGTGAAGATGAACGCCACTTGGATCTCAGATGCTGGATGTATCTTGCAGCAGATTGCATGCATTCCATTGCAGAGCTTTTTGATAAGGATAATAAACCTGGAAAG GATTATGGTACAACAGCTAAGCTGCTCTCAGATTTTGAAATTCTgaatcag ATGCACTTTGATGATGCATACGGAGCttattttgattttggaaaTCATACTGAAAAG GTTCGTTTAAGTTGGAAAGATAAAAAGGTAGGAGACAATTATGCAACTCGAGAGCTTGTGCGCGAAGTGCTAGAAAGGCCTCGGTTGAGACTGGTTCCTCATGTTGGTTATGTCAGTCTTTTCCCATTCATTTGGAGGCTCATTCCACCT GGATCATGGATTCTGGAAAAACAGCTTGACCTCATCTCAAACCATAGTATCCTATGGACCGACTATGGGCTTCGTTCTCTTGCCAAAACAAG CTCAGTATACATGAAACGCAACACAGAGCATGACCCACCTTATTGGAGAGGTCCAATTTGGATGAACATAAATTACATGATTCTTTCAGCACTCCACCATTACTCTAAAG AAGATGGACCATATAGGGACAGAGCCAGAGCCACCTATGATGACCTGAGGGGCAACTTGATCAG AAATGTGGTACGCAATTATCGCCAGACTGGGTTTTTGTGGGAACAGTATGATCAGAAGAAAGGCAAGGGAAAGGGTGCACGGCTTTTTACTGGTTGGACAGCACTCGTGCTATTAATCATGGCTGAAGCTTATGAAGAAAGTTAG
- the LOC133858523 gene encoding uncharacterized protein LOC133858523 produces MDKHGNVLDMGNSVPVSSTSDSVLKLQRSISSKLDVVLIESPIKKNKVKGQNSIAGLGLNPQPSPISHVASFRELSAKEEIYFDPRSCLESDCEDFFSISSDTTPSCGNTPIHQSSFEETPDELEKPLYMNSTPSSSPEPPPTEMKKQLFELFQESFRGDAVDHGSPNLQGSSKANPTIFHIPPKSTNQTLYASLASSACSCETTPEGSYNPGKGKLAKSTLCCLPNLARSLSFSGRRKRLNLANTSGR; encoded by the exons ATGGATAAACATGGCAATGTTTTGGACATGGGGAACTCTGTTCCTGTTTCTTCAACCTCGGACTCGGTCTTGAAACTTCAACGCTCAATTAGTTCTAAGCTGGACGTCGTCTTAATCGAATCACCGATCAAGAAAAACAAAGTCAAAGGCCAAAACTCAATTGCTGGACTTGGTTTGAATCCTCAGCCATCGCCGATATCCCATGTAGCCAGTTTCCGAGAATTAA GTGCTAAAGAGGAAATATATTTTGATCCAAGGTCCTGCTTAGAATCTGATTGTGAAGATTTCTTCAGTATCAGTAGTG ATACTACCCCGTCTTGTGGCAACACTCCTATCCACCAAAGCAGCTTCGAAGAAACTCCTGATGAATTAGAAAAACCTCTTTACATGAACAGTACACCCAGTTCTAGTCCTGAACCCCCTCCAACAGAGATGAAAAAACaactttttgagctttttcAAGAGAGCTTCAGGGGAGATGCTGTTGATCATGGCAGTCCAAATTTACAAGGAAGTTCAAAAGCCAATCCCACCATTTTTCACATTCCTCCAAAATCTACAAATCAAACCCTTTATGCATCTCTAGCAAGCTCTGCATGCAGCTGTGAGACAACTCCCGAGGGAAGTTACAACCCCGGGAAGGGGAAACTCGCCAAGTCTACACTGTGCTGCCTTCCAAATTTGGCGCGCAGCCTGAGCTTTAGTGGGAGGAGGAAGAGGCTGAACCTTGCCAATACTAGTGGACGCTAA
- the LOC133858383 gene encoding nuclear pore complex protein NUP54, which translates to MFGAQAPPSAFGTPSSTSAFGTSSSTPAFGTPSTTPTFGTPSANPVFGTPSTTPAFGTQTTPSFGTGYGSSLFATPFSAQPQQQQQQQSPLFQQSSSTFGFQTTPFSAPQPGTFSGAQLTTQMAPVAPLPFSLADRDIQAIVDAYKDEPGNPKYAFKHLLFSVTDPRSRVKPAGVSDIMWAEAMGKLEGMESADRERLWPQLVQGFKDLSQRLKIQDDVIVSDAERLRITQSNVKMLQRHFQADTLPRIDRMRQKEQVLQRRLLRVMRIVEAMEGKGFRLPLTKGEAELAEKLAATTRQLKGSGAELSRRVQNLLTLSRVQANGFGAGGSVYLPGSTKIHEQSLADMQEVLQQQTEAIARLGNVLKRDARDMEIIMAEDTHLTEDLS; encoded by the exons ATGTTCGGAGCTCAAGCTCCCCCCTCCGCCTTCGGCACTCCCTCTTCAACGTCAGCATTCGGCACTTCATCTTCGACTCCAGCGTTTGGTACTCCGTCTACGACACCGACATTCGGCACTCCGTCTGCGAACCCAGTGTTTGGCACGCCGTCTACGACCCCGGCGTTCGGGACTCAAACGACGCCGTCTTTCGGCACCGGATATGGGTCCTCGCTCTTCGCCACCCCGTTCTCGGCTCAGCCtcagcaacagcaacagcaacagaGTCCTTTGTTTCAGCAATCGTCCTCCACGTTCGGCTTCCAAACGACACCGTTCTCTGCGCCGCAGCCCGGTACTTTCTCCGGCGCGCAATTGACTACTCAGATGGCTCCCGTGGCccctcttcctttctctctcgCCGATCGCGATATTCAA GCTATTGTTGACGCTTACAAGGACGAGCCTGGAAACCCTAAATATGCTTTTAAG CATTTGTTGTTCAGCGTCACGGATCCACGGTCTAGAGTGAAGCCTGCTGGTGTATCAGAT ATTATGTGGGCAGAGGCTATGGGAAAGCTGGAGGGTATGGAAAGTGCTGACCGGGAGCGCCTGTGGCCTCAGCTTGTGCAGGGTTTTAAGGATCTTTCACAGCGTCTTAAG ATCCAAGATGATGTCATTGTTTCAGACGCTGAGAGGTTACGAATTACCCAAAGCAATGTGAAGATG CTTCAAAGACATTTTCAAGCTGACACCCTTCCTCGGATTGATAGAATGAGACAGAAAGAGCAAGTTCTTCAAAGGCGTCTTTTGAGG GTAATGAGAATTGTGGAGGCCATGGAGGGTAAGGGTTTCCGATTACCCCTAACAAAAGGGGAAGCTGAATTGGCCGAAAAGTTAGCTGCAACAACTAGACAG CTGAAAGGATCAGGAGCAGAACTTTCTAGGAGGGTACAAAACCTGCTGACTTTGTCTCGTGTTCAAGCAAATGGCTTTGGTGCTGGCGGTTCTGTTTATCTTCCAGGATCAACCAAAATACATGAACAGAGCCTTGCTGATATGCAGGAG GTCTTACAACAGCAGACAGAGGCCATTGCTAGGCTTGGCAATGTTTTGAAGCGAGACGCCAGGGACATGGAGATCATAATGGCTGAGGACACACACTTGACAGAAGATCTGAGCTAA
- the LOC133864808 gene encoding mannosyl-oligosaccharide glucosidase GCS1-like isoform X2, with protein MTGNGRRNARSRSKPATEANDDDASLRNTKPNPKARKGRSRDHSSIQIFDVNLKVVLGLSVFAFLAIFFLIRHLVNPAEEALRPRVVTPFPAPKVMDLPQFQGEHRESLYWGTYRPHVYLGIRARTPRSLIAGLMWLGVKDGSYFMRHFCQDSDELSTYGWTHHNGRDFGHQVLVDQDMVLATSFLKSKVDGSGYGGDWAVRIDVQSEQSKWNEDIGRTAHIFFYMADEDGNALSLSRDILDIREDSLLASGSRMDVGDWQLHLKSMDNLEVHYSGFKTNHIHNLSDLVQGNLGAQARKFGWLKLSDTSDDSPNILVFQISARIPFKTDIVFVSGAGLQSSRVEERVSSLTGTLLTGQLKEKQREFDTKFEKSFNLADKLDSESVIVGKAAVGNMLGGIGYSFGQSTIALPRDPNLGGLDNVIKYWPAELYTAVPSRPFFPRGFLWDEGFHQLLIWRWDIHICLDIIGHWLDLMNVDGWIPREQILGAEALSKVPAEFVPQHSTNGNPPTLFLVLRDIVRSLKKNKFTAAESNEISSFLERAFVRLEAWFQWFNTTQSGKDTSSYYWHGRDSTTTRELNPKSLSSGLDDYPRASHPSEDERHLDLRCWMYLAADCMHSIAELFDKDNKPGKDYGTTAKLLSDFEILNQMHFDDAYGAYFDFGNHTEKVRLSWKDKKVGDNYATRELVREVLERPRLRLVPHVGYVSLFPFIWRLIPPGSWILEKQLDLISNHSILWTDYGLRSLAKTSSVYMKRNTEHDPPYWRGPIWMNINYMILSALHHYSKDGPYRDRARATYDDLRGNLIRNVVRNYRQTGFLWEQYDQKKGKGKGARLFTGWTALVLLIMAEAYEES; from the exons ATGACTGGGAATGGCCGAAGAAATGCTCGAAGTAGAAGCAAACCCGCCACGGAAGCCAACGACGACGACGCTTCTCTCCGCAACACAAAGCCTAACCCGAAAGCACGTAAAGGTAGAAGCAGAGATCATAGCTCTATTCAGATTTTCGACGTTAATCTGAAAGTCGTGCTCGGGCTCAGCGTTTTCGCGTTCTTAGCGATCTTCTTTCTGATTCGTCATCTTGTAAATCCAGCTGAAGAAGCTTTGAGACCTAGGGTTGTTACGCCGTTTCCGGCGCCAAAAGTCATGGACCTTCCTCAG TTCCAAGGCGAGCACAGAGAGAGCTTGTATTGGGGAACCTATCGCCCTCACGTTTATCTAGGGATTCGTGCGAG GACTCCACGGTCTCTTATTGCCGGGTTGATGTGGCTTGGTGTAAAGGATGGAAGTTATTTCATGAGACATTTCTGCCAAGATTCTGATGAGCTAAGCACATATGGTTGGACACATCATAATGGACGTGATTTTGGACACCAAGTTCTGGTTGACCAGGACATGGTGTTGGCAACAAGTTTCTTGAAATCAAAGGTTGATGGCAGTGGCTATGGAGGAGATTGGGCTGTTCGGATTGATGTTCAAAGTGAGCA ATCTAAGTGGAATGAGGACATTGGGAGAACTGCACATATATTCTTCTATATGGCTGATGAAGATGGCAACGCTCTAAGTTTGAGTAGAGATATCTTGGACATTCGTGAGGATTCTCTCCTTGCATCAGGTTCACGAATGGATGTTGGAGATTGGCAGCTTCATTTAAAATCAATG gacaATTTGGAAGTCCATTATTCTGGTTTTAAGACAAATCACATTCACAATTTATCTGATCTTGTCCAGGGAAACCTTGGAGCACAA GCAAGAAAGTTTGGTTGGCTGAAGCTATCTGACACATCTGATGATTCTCCAAATATTCTAGTTTTTCAG ATTTCTGCTCGGATTCCTTTCAAAACGGATATTGTGTTTGTCTCTGGAGCTGGTTTGCAAAGCTCAAGAGTTGAAGAACGTGTCAGCAGCCTTACAG GTACCTTACTGACTGGTCAGTTGAAAGAGAAGCAAAGAGAGTTTGACACTAAATTTGAGAAGAGCTTTAACCTGGCTGACAAG CTCGATTCTGAATCTGTGATTGTTGGTAAGGCTGCTGTTGGAAACATGTTGGGTGGCATAGGCTATTCCTTTGGCCAGTCAACAATTGCTCTCCCAAGGGACCCAAAT CTTGGGGGTCTTGATAATGTTATTAAATATTGGCCAGCTGAGCTTTACACAGCTGTTCCAAGTCGACCCTTCTTCCCAAGGGGATTTTTATGGGATGAAGGTTTTCATCAGCTGCTGATCTG GCGTTGGGATATTCACATTTGCTTGGATATCATTGGACACTGGTTAGATCTAATGAATGTTGATGGATGGATTCCACGTGAGCAAATTTTGGGTGCCGAAGCTCTAAG TAAGGTTCCAGCGGAATTTGTTCCCCAACACTCCACTAATGGAAATCCACCTACTCTGTTTTTAGTGTTACGTG ATATTGTTCGTAGcttaaagaaaaacaagtttACTGCCGCTGAAAGCAATGAGATCTCTTCATTTCTAGAACGGGCTTTTGTTCGCCTTGAAGCATGGTTCCAATGGTTCAATACTACCCAGTCAG GGAAGGATACAAGCAGCTATTATTGGCACGGGAGAGACAGTACAACAACTCGAGAACTAAATCCAAAG TCACTGTCCTCTGGCTTGGATGATTATCCACGTGCTTCACACCCAAGTGAAGATGAACGCCACTTGGATCTCAGATGCTGGATGTATCTTGCAGCAGATTGCATGCATTCCATTGCAGAGCTTTTTGATAAGGATAATAAACCTGGAAAG GATTATGGTACAACAGCTAAGCTGCTCTCAGATTTTGAAATTCTgaatcag ATGCACTTTGATGATGCATACGGAGCttattttgattttggaaaTCATACTGAAAAG GTTCGTTTAAGTTGGAAAGATAAAAAGGTAGGAGACAATTATGCAACTCGAGAGCTTGTGCGCGAAGTGCTAGAAAGGCCTCGGTTGAGACTGGTTCCTCATGTTGGTTATGTCAGTCTTTTCCCATTCATTTGGAGGCTCATTCCACCT GGATCATGGATTCTGGAAAAACAGCTTGACCTCATCTCAAACCATAGTATCCTATGGACCGACTATGGGCTTCGTTCTCTTGCCAAAACAAG CTCAGTATACATGAAACGCAACACAGAGCATGACCCACCTTATTGGAGAGGTCCAATTTGGATGAACATAAATTACATGATTCTTTCAGCACTCCACCATTACTCTAAAG ATGGACCATATAGGGACAGAGCCAGAGCCACCTATGATGACCTGAGGGGCAACTTGATCAG AAATGTGGTACGCAATTATCGCCAGACTGGGTTTTTGTGGGAACAGTATGATCAGAAGAAAGGCAAGGGAAAGGGTGCACGGCTTTTTACTGGTTGGACAGCACTCGTGCTATTAATCATGGCTGAAGCTTATGAAGAAAGTTAG